Proteins encoded by one window of Hyphomicrobium nitrativorans NL23:
- the groL gene encoding chaperonin GroEL (60 kDa chaperone family; promotes refolding of misfolded polypeptides especially under stressful conditions; forms two stacked rings of heptamers to form a barrel-shaped 14mer; ends can be capped by GroES; misfolded proteins enter the barrel where they are refolded when GroES binds): MAAKDVKFSQDARERMLRGVDILANAVKVTLGPKGRNVVIEKSFGAPRITKDGVTVAKEIELEDKFENMGAQMLREVASKTADLAGDGTTTATVLAQAIVKEGAKSVAAGANPMDLKRGIDLAVQAVIDQLTAKSKKVTSNDEIAQVGTISANGDVEIGAKIAEAMKKVGNEGVITVEESKSLETELDVVEGMQFDRGYLSPYFITNADKMIAELESPYILIHEKKVSGLQSMLPVLEAVVQTGKPLLIIAEDVEGEALATLVVNKLRGGLKVAAVKAPGFGDRRKAMLEDIAVLTGGTVISEDVGIKLESVTLDMLGTAKRITIDKENTTVVDGSGKKADIEARVKQIKAQIEETTSDYDREKLQERLAKLAGGVAVIKVGGATEVEVKEKKDRVDDALHATRAAVEEGIVPGGGVALLRAISALEKVTGVNDDQRVGVNIVRRALQAPARQIFQNAGEDGSVVAGKILENDKYAYGFNAQSGKYGDLLAEGVIDPAKVVRCALQDAASVAGLLITTEAMVAEKPKKDAPAMPMGGGMGGMGGMDF, from the coding sequence ATGGCAGCTAAAGACGTAAAGTTTTCTCAGGACGCACGCGAGCGGATGCTGCGCGGCGTCGACATCCTCGCCAACGCCGTCAAGGTGACGCTGGGCCCCAAGGGCCGCAACGTCGTGATCGAGAAGAGCTTCGGCGCCCCGCGCATCACCAAGGACGGTGTGACGGTCGCCAAGGAGATCGAGCTCGAAGATAAGTTCGAGAATATGGGCGCGCAGATGCTGCGTGAAGTTGCCTCGAAGACGGCCGACCTCGCCGGCGACGGCACCACCACCGCAACGGTGCTCGCCCAGGCGATCGTCAAGGAAGGCGCGAAGTCCGTCGCCGCCGGCGCCAACCCGATGGACCTGAAGCGCGGCATCGACCTCGCCGTTCAGGCCGTCATCGACCAGCTCACGGCGAAGTCGAAGAAGGTCACCTCCAACGACGAGATCGCCCAGGTCGGCACCATCTCGGCCAACGGCGATGTCGAGATCGGCGCCAAGATCGCCGAGGCCATGAAGAAGGTCGGCAACGAGGGCGTCATCACGGTTGAAGAGAGCAAGAGCCTCGAAACCGAGCTCGACGTCGTCGAGGGCATGCAGTTCGACCGCGGCTACCTCTCGCCCTACTTCATCACCAACGCCGACAAGATGATCGCGGAGCTGGAAAGCCCCTACATCCTCATCCACGAGAAGAAGGTGTCCGGCCTGCAGTCGATGCTGCCGGTTCTCGAAGCCGTCGTGCAGACGGGCAAGCCGCTTCTCATCATCGCCGAGGACGTCGAGGGCGAAGCGCTCGCGACGCTCGTCGTCAACAAGCTGCGCGGCGGCCTCAAGGTCGCGGCCGTAAAGGCTCCGGGCTTCGGCGATCGCCGCAAGGCCATGCTTGAGGACATCGCTGTTCTCACGGGCGGCACCGTCATCAGCGAAGACGTCGGCATCAAGCTTGAGAGCGTCACGCTCGACATGCTGGGCACGGCGAAGCGCATCACGATCGACAAGGAAAACACCACCGTTGTCGACGGTTCGGGCAAGAAGGCCGACATCGAAGCGCGCGTGAAGCAGATCAAGGCGCAGATCGAGGAAACCACCTCGGACTACGACCGCGAGAAGCTGCAGGAACGTCTTGCGAAGCTCGCCGGCGGCGTTGCCGTGATCAAGGTCGGCGGTGCCACCGAGGTCGAGGTGAAGGAGAAGAAGGATCGCGTCGACGACGCGCTGCACGCAACCCGCGCAGCCGTTGAAGAGGGCATCGTCCCCGGCGGCGGTGTTGCGCTTCTCCGCGCCATCAGCGCACTCGAAAAGGTGACGGGCGTCAACGACGACCAGCGTGTCGGCGTGAACATCGTGCGCCGCGCGCTGCAGGCACCGGCACGCCAGATCTTCCAGAACGCAGGTGAGGACGGCTCCGTCGTCGCCGGCAAGATCCTGGAGAACGACAAGTACGCCTACGGCTTCAACGCCCAGTCCGGCAAGTACGGCGATCTCTTGGCCGAGGGCGTGATCGACCCGGCTAAGGTCGTGCGCTGTGCGCTTCAGGACGCGGCTTCCGTCGCCGGCCTCCTGATCACGACCGAGGCAATGGTTGCCGAGAAGCCCAAGAAGGACGCCCCCGCGATGCCGATGGGCGGCGGAATGGGCGGCATGGGTGGCATGGACTTCTAG
- a CDS encoding ABC transporter permease, which yields MSFLDSILIAINALRVNLLRSVLTTLGIVIGVASVIILVAVGTGASSEVDRQIKALGTNMLVVFPGSMRSMGRAQGAGTDLPLSEVDVVAIRDKIQGVVGVSGQLNETAPMVRGNTNWSTTVSGIHADYLFVRDWPLESGRDLTVGDVRSGARVAVIGKTVAKEIFPDEDPIGATVRITNVPFEIVGVLASKGQSAMGRDQDDVVLVPITTARARISGRTQVQNDRVGILHVKIDAGADMAEAQEEIESLLRQRRANTRGNQDTFSVRNLAETMKARTEVLTTMSYLLAATSVISLIVGGIGIMNIMLVSVTERTREIGLRMAVGGRRRDILQQFLVEAVSLCLLGGLIGIIIGVLASAAIAFVADWPILVSPSVLAGALAAAAATGICFGLFPARRAAYLNPIDALRSE from the coding sequence ATGAGCTTCTTGGATTCCATCCTGATCGCGATCAACGCGCTGCGCGTCAACCTGTTGCGATCGGTTCTGACGACGCTCGGCATCGTCATCGGCGTCGCGTCCGTCATCATTCTGGTGGCCGTCGGCACAGGTGCGTCGAGCGAGGTGGACCGCCAGATCAAGGCGCTGGGCACCAACATGCTGGTCGTATTCCCCGGCTCCATGCGCTCTATGGGCCGCGCGCAGGGCGCCGGCACCGACCTGCCGCTGTCCGAGGTCGACGTGGTGGCGATCCGCGACAAGATCCAGGGCGTCGTGGGCGTTTCCGGCCAGCTCAACGAAACGGCCCCCATGGTTCGCGGGAACACCAACTGGTCCACGACTGTGAGCGGCATCCACGCCGACTATCTGTTCGTCCGGGATTGGCCGCTCGAAAGCGGGCGCGATCTCACGGTGGGAGACGTTCGCTCGGGCGCTCGGGTTGCTGTCATTGGGAAAACGGTGGCGAAAGAGATTTTCCCGGACGAAGATCCGATCGGCGCCACGGTGCGCATCACCAACGTGCCATTCGAAATCGTGGGAGTTCTGGCCTCGAAAGGGCAATCTGCGATGGGCCGCGACCAGGACGACGTCGTCCTCGTCCCGATCACGACGGCGCGCGCGCGCATATCGGGGCGCACGCAGGTCCAGAACGACCGTGTGGGCATTCTTCACGTCAAAATCGATGCCGGGGCCGATATGGCCGAGGCGCAGGAGGAAATCGAAAGCCTGCTGCGGCAGCGCCGCGCCAATACGCGGGGCAATCAGGATACGTTTTCGGTCCGAAATCTCGCGGAAACGATGAAAGCGCGCACCGAGGTTCTCACCACGATGAGTTACCTTCTGGCCGCCACCTCTGTCATTTCTCTGATCGTCGGCGGCATCGGCATCATGAACATTATGCTGGTTTCGGTGACTGAGCGGACGCGCGAGATCGGCCTGCGCATGGCGGTCGGAGGCCGCCGCCGGGACATTCTCCAGCAGTTTCTCGTCGAAGCCGTTTCTCTTTGCCTTCTTGGCGGCCTGATCGGAATAATTATCGGAGTTCTCGCATCGGCCGCGATCGCTTTCGTTGCGGATTGGCCTATTCTGGTGTCGCCGAGCGTTCTCGCAGGAGCGCTTGCAGCCGCGGCCGCGACCGGAATTTGTTTCGGCCTGTTTCCGGCGCGCCGCGCGGCATATCTTAATCCTATTGATGCGCTTCGAAGCGAATAG
- the groES gene encoding co-chaperone GroES — protein sequence MTFRPLHDRVVVKRVEEDTKTAGGIIIPDTAKEKPQQGEVVAVGPGARDEQGKLVALEVKAGDRVLFGKWSGTEVKIDGEDVLIMKESDILGILEGKSSAKKAA from the coding sequence ATGACATTCCGTCCCTTGCATGACCGCGTTGTCGTGAAGCGCGTCGAAGAGGACACGAAGACCGCTGGCGGCATCATCATCCCCGACACGGCCAAGGAAAAGCCCCAGCAGGGCGAAGTCGTCGCCGTTGGCCCTGGCGCCCGCGACGAGCAGGGCAAGCTCGTTGCTCTCGAAGTGAAGGCCGGCGACCGCGTGCTGTTCGGCAAGTGGTCCGGCACCGAGGTGAAGATCGATGGTGAGGACGTCCTCATCATGAAGGAAAGCGACATCCTCGGCATCCTCGAAGGCAAGTCGTCGGCCAAGAAGGCCGCCTAA
- a CDS encoding H-NS family nucleoid-associated regulatory protein: MAAVNYDKMSVKELNDHIARAQKALNAAKERERADLKHKIASLAENAGFSVGELFGSRGRGKTAAIKYQNPDNRSETWTGRGRKPNWLVAKLSKGAKIQDFAV; this comes from the coding sequence ATGGCAGCGGTGAACTACGACAAGATGTCGGTCAAGGAGCTTAATGATCACATCGCGCGTGCGCAGAAGGCTTTGAACGCCGCAAAGGAGCGCGAGAGGGCAGATCTCAAGCACAAGATCGCATCGCTTGCCGAAAATGCGGGGTTCTCGGTTGGAGAGCTGTTCGGATCGCGGGGTCGCGGAAAGACCGCAGCGATTAAGTATCAAAACCCCGATAATCGCTCCGAAACCTGGACCGGCCGCGGCAGAAAGCCGAATTGGCTTGTCGCCAAGCTGAGCAAGGGTGCAAAAATCCAGGATTTCGCTGTCTAA